A stretch of DNA from Pseudonocardia hierapolitana:
ACCAGCCTGTCCGACGCGGCCGACGCGGCGGAGGAGGCCGCGCCGGGCGATCCGCAGGACGCCGTCATCTGGGACGAGGTGGTGGCACGCACGGGCGAGGAGTCCCGGCTCTCGATCAGCTATCAGGCCTTCCTGACCATCGCCTGCCTGCTGGCGGCCATCGGCGCGATCACCGACTCGCCGGTCACGGTCGTCGGGGCGATGGTGCTGGGGCCGGAGTTCGGGCCGCTCGCGGCCGTCGCCGTGGGCCTCGTCCTGCGCCGCGGCGACCTCGTCCGCCGCGGCGCCGTCGCGCTGGGCGCCGGGTTCCCGCTGGCCATGGCGGTCACGGCGCTCGGGACGCTGCTGCTCGACGCCACCGGCCTGCTGTCCACGGCCCAGCTGGCCGACCTCGACCAGGTGGCGTTCATCTACGAGGTCGGCCCGTTCTCGCTGATCGTCGCCCTGCTGGCCGGCGCCGCCGGGATGCTCTCGCTGACCTCGGCCAAGTCGGCGTCGCTCGTCGGCGTGTTCATCTCGGTGACGACGGTGCCCGCCGCGGCGTTCGCCTCGGTGGCGCTGGTCGAGGGCCGCTACGTGCAGGCGATGCAGTCCGGGCTCCAGCTGGCCGTCAACCTCGTCGGCATCGTCATCGCGGCAGCCGCCGTCCTCCTGCTCGCCCGCAGCCGTTCGGAGCGGGGCGGGCGGAAGCTGTCCGCGGGGTAGGGTCGAGACGATGGTTCGCGACCTGGGCAGCTTTCCCAGGCCGGTGCTCGCTGCGCTGGCTGCCGCAGAGCGGCTGCTCACCCGCCGGTCCGGGGCCGGCGTCGTGCTCGCGGACCCCGAGGATCTCGGGGGGAGCGAGCGGTCGGTGGTGGCGCGCGCCCGGCTGGTGCGCAACCCGTTCTCGCTGCCGCGCACGATCGTGGTCAAGCACTACCTGGGCGAGCCCGACCCGGACCGTCCCGACCCGTTCCACTACGAGGTGGCCAGCTGCCAGCTGTTCACGGCGCTCCCGGCCGATGCGCGCCCGAGCCCGGTGCTGATCGCGCACGACCCGCAGACCCGCCTGCTGGTGCTCGAGGACCTGGGGCGCAGTTCCACGCTGGCCGACAAGCTCTTCGGGCCGGACGCCGCCGCCGCGCGGAGCAACATGCTCAGCTGGGCCAGGGCACTGGGCCGGATGCAGGCGGCGACGGCGGGCCGCGAGGGCGACTTCGGGGCACTGTTGCGCCGGCTGGGGGAGCGGGCCTGGCGCGACCCGGTGGCCGAGGACGCCCGGGTCGCGCTCGCCAAGGGGCCGGCCCTGCTGGCGGGCGAGCTCGGGGTCGACGCCTCGTCCGCGGCGGTGCTGGAGGCCCACGAGACCGCCCGCCTGCTCGGCGGTACCCGCTACCGGGCGTTCAGCCCGTCCGACACCTGCCCGGACAACAACCTCGTCACCAGCCGTGGCGTGCGGTTCGTCGACTTCGAGTGGGGGTGCTTCCGCGACGTCGCTCTCGACGCCGCGTACTTCCGCGTGCCGTTCCCCGGTTGCGAGGCGAGCTTCGCCCTGCCGGCCGGCCTGGCCGACACGATGCTCGAGGCGTGGCGCAACGAGATCGCGGCGGTCTGGCCCGACCTGGACGAGCCCGCCGTGCTCGAGCGCAGGCTGCTGCACGCCCAGCTGCTGTGGGTGTGGCTCACCACCTGGTGGCTCCTGCCCCGGATCCGCGAGAGGGACCGTCCGATCGGCCCGGACGCCACCCGCTCCCCCCGGATCAGCAGCGCACTGGGGCACTACTGGCGCCAGATGGCCGGAGCAGCAGAGGAGGGTGGCCTTCCCGCCACCGCCGAGCTCGGCGACGCGGTGGCCGACGCGCTCGCCAAGCGGTTCCCGGACGCGCCGGGCACCCTGCCGCTCTACCCCGCGTTCCGGTCCGTCGCGTGACCGATCGCCGCTGGTCAGAGCACCGATAGTTCGTCCGCCCGCCCTCGGTACGTCATCCCGCGAACACTCCCGGTGAGCCGGCATCGGTGATCGTGGCGGTGTGAGCGTGCAGCCGTCGACTGTGCCACCACCCGACCCCTTCCGGCCCCGACTCACCCTCGTCCCGGAGCCGCGGCCACGCCCGGTCCGCACGCTGGTGACGCTCGGCGACTCCACCGCCGCCGGCCTCGGCGACCCGATGCCGGGGGGCGGGTGGCGCGGGTTCTCCGTGCTGCTGGCCGAGGCGCTCGGCGCGCGGCTGGTGAACCCGGCCGTCACCGGTGCCCGGATGGCCGACGTCCGCCGCGACCAGCTCCCCGTGGTCCTCGCGGAGGAACCGGACGTCGGGGTGGTCTTCGTCGGGATGAACGACACCCTGCGCTCGGACTTCGACCCGGTCCGGCTGCGGGCCGACCTCGCCGCGACGGTTGGCGCGCTGCGCTCCGCCGGGGCGTACGTGCTGGTGATGCGCTACCACGACCACACGCGGGTGTTCCCGTTGCCGGCGCCGCTGCGCCGGGCCCTGTGGCGGCGGGTCGTGGCGCTGAACCTGGCCGTCGACGCCGTCGTCACGGAGACGGGCGCGGGGATCGGCGTCCTCGACCTGGACGCGTTGCCGGGCGGATACGAACCCGCCGCATGGGCGGTCGACCGGCTGCATCCCTCCGAGCTGGGGCACCGGATGGTCGCCGCCGGGCTCGCCGCGCTGCTCGCCGGCGCAGGCTTCGCGGTGCCCGGCCGGGTGAGCATGCAGTGCGGTGGCGGCCGGGAGGTGACGGCCCTGCACCGGGCCGCATGGCTGGTGTTCAAGGGCGTGCCGTGGCTGGTGCGGCGCGCCCGGGACCTCGGCCCGGTGATCGTCCAGGGCCTCGCAGGTGAGCTGCGCGCGGGGCTCACCGGCCGCTGCTGATCGAGCCCGTCAGGCGGCGCGGCGCAGGGGGACCGGTGCCACCGGTGACGTCGGCGAGGCCACGGCGAGCAGCGCTTCGATCCGCCACAGTTGCGCGCGGGTGCAGGTGGGGCAGATCCAGGTGATCGAGCCGTCCGGCTCGTGCTGGCTGCTCCAGGCGAGTCCCGCGGCATCGGCGGGGGTGCGTGCGAGGGCGCAGAGTGGGCAAGCCGTCTTGTCGGCCCTGTTGTCCATGCCTCCTGAGGCTCCCGGGTCCCGATTGCGACGGGATGAACCCCGGATAAAGGTTACGCTGCGTGGACATCCGACTACTGGAGGTCCTCCGGTGTCGGTGCTCCCGCCGCCCGGTACGCGCGTGGCTAGCATCGCTGGCCGAGGGGAGGGGTCGCGGTGGAGCGGATCGGCACCTTGACCGAGGCCGACTGGGAAGCGCACCGCCCCGCGGTCTTCGGGGCGGCCTACCGGATCCTCGGCACCGTGGCCGAGGCCGAGGACGTGGCGCAGGAGGTCTGGTTGCGCGCCGCGGCGGCCGACCTGTCGGAGGTGCGCGACCTGCGGGCCTGGCTGGTGACCGTGGCCGCCCGGACGTCCTACAACGTGTTGAAGTCGGCGCGCGTCCGCCGCGAGTCCTACGTCGGGCCATGGCTGCCGGAACCGCTGCTGACCGGGCCGGACGTCGCTGCGGACGTTCTCGTGGACGAGTCGGTGGGAACGGCGATGTTGCTGGTCATGGAGACCCTCGCCCCCGCGGAGCGCGTCGCGCTGGTGCTGCACGACGTCTTCGACTTCCCGTTCGGCCGGATCGCCGAGGTGATCGGCAGCACGCCTGCCGCCAGTCGCAAGCTCGCGTCCAGGGCGCGGGCGCGGGTCGCCGCGGCCGGGGAGCGGCCCAGGGCGTCCAGGGCCGAGACCGAGCGGGTGCTCAAGGCGTTCAAGGCGGCGGCCGACGCGGGGGACATGGCGGGGTTGATCGAGCTGCTGGACCCCGCGGCCGTCTACGTCGCCGACGGCGGCGGCAGGATGACCGCCGCGCGCAGGCCGGTCCAGGGTGCCGAGCGGATCGCCCTGCTGGCGATCAGGCAGGTCGAGCTCAGGCGGCCCGACGCGTTCCGCATCGTCGAGGTGAACGGGCATCCCGCCCTTGCCACCTACCAGGAGGGCGAGCTGGTCTGGCTCGACACGGTGGAGGTCACCGACGGGCGGATCACGGCGCTGCGGCGGCTGGCCAATCCCGAGAAACTCGCGCACCTCGGTCACACATGAGGCCGCTGTCTTGACTCCCTGCCGAACCCTCCGATCCCGGGGGGCGAGGTGCGAGGGAGGACAGACCTCATGGCAGACGTTGTGATCGTCGGAGGCGGTTTCGCGGGCGTGTGGAGCGCAGCGGGAGCGGCGCTGGCCCGCGGGGACGCAGACCTGCGCATCACGCTCGTCGCGCCGAACGAGCACATGGTGCTGCGGCCGCGCCTGTACGAGCCGGAGCCGGACCTGGCCGCGGTCGAGCTCAGCAGGATCCTCGGGCCGATCGCCGTCGAGCACGTCCGGGCCACGGTGAGCACGATCGACACCGACCGCCGCGTCGTGGTGGCCGACGGTGCGGAGATCGGCTACGACCGTCTCGTGCTGGCGGCGGGCAGCGAGCTCGTCCGGCCCGACGGACTGCCCGGGGCCGAACGGCTCTTCGACATCGACACCCTGGACGGGGCCCGGCGGCTCACCGCGCACCTGCGCGGCCGCGAGGACTACTCCGCCGTGGTCGTCGGCGCCGGGTTCGTCGGCCTGGAGGCCGCTACCGCGCTGGCCGCGCGGGGCCGGGTGCTGCTGGTGGACCGCTCGGATGTGGTCGGTGACCAGCTCGGCCCCGGCCCGCGGGAGGCGATCGAGGCCGCGCTGGACGAGCTGGGCATCGAGCGCCGCCTCGGGACGACGGTGACGGAGGTCGGCGACGGGTACGCCGTCCTCTCCGACGGCACCGGCGTCGCGGCGGACGCGGTGGTCTGGTCTGTGGGGATGCGGGCCAGCCGGCTCACCGAGCAGATCTCCGAGGAGCTCGACGGCCTCGGCCGGGTGCCGGTCGACCGGCACCTGCGCGGCCTTCCCGAGGTGTTCGTCGCCGGCGACACGGCCGCGGCGGCCGTCGACGCCCTGCACACGGTCATGCAGGCCTGCCAGCACGCCACCCCGCTCGGCAAGGTCGCCGGGTACAACGCGGCGGCCGACCTGCTCGGCGTGCCGCTGCGCGAGTTCACCCCCGGCCCGTACGTCACCTGCCTGGACCTCGGCGGTGCGGGCGGGATCTTCACGCGGGGCTGGGATCGTAGGGTGATGGCCTCGGGCGCCGACGGCGGGGAGATCAAGAGGCAGATCAACCTGGCGATCCACCCGCCGGTCGACGACGCCGAGGCGATCCTCGCCGCCGCGGATCGGGTCCGCATCGAGCTCCCCTTCTTCCCCCGCGACGAGGAGGTACCCGCCGCATGATCCTGGTGACCGGGGCGACCGGGAACGTCGGACGGCACGTGCTTTTCCAGCTCCGCGCGGCGGGCGCGGCCGACGTCCGCGCCCTGGTGCGCTCCGGCGCCCCGCACCGGCCCGATGGCCTCGACGTCGCGACCGGGGGTCTCGACGATCCGGGCGGGCTGGACGCGGCGCTGGCCGGGGTGGAGACGGTCTTCCTGGTGTGGCCGTTCCTGACCACCGAGGTCGCGCCGGCCGTGCTGGAGGTGATCGGCCGGCGTGCCCGGCGCCTGGTCTACCTGTCGTCGGTCGGCGTGGGCGGACCCGAGGAGCGGGCGGACCCGATCTTCGCGCTGCACGCCGACGTGGAACGCCTGATCGAGGCGTGCGGCCTGCCGTGGACGGCGCTGCGGTCGGACACCCTCGCCAGCAACGCGCTGGGCTGGGCCGAGCAGGTCCGCACCACCGGTGTGGTGCGGGGCCCGCTCACCGCGGCGACGGCGGTCGTCGACCCGCGCGACGTCGCCGCCGTCGCCGCCCGCGCGCTCACCGACGACGCCCACTCCGGCGCGACCCACCTGCTGACCGGGCCCCAGGTGATCAGCCGCACCGAGCAGGTCGAGGCGATCGGGGCGGCGATCGGCCGGGAGCTCCACTTCGAGGAGGTCCCTGCTCCGGACGCGCGAGCGCGGATGCTGGCCGACGGCCGCCCGCACGCGCTGGTGGACGCCCTGCTGTCAGCAGCGGAGAACCGCGCGGCCTCGACCCTGGTGACCTCGACCGTGGAGGACCTCACCGGGAAGCCGGCACGCAGCTTCCGGCAGTGGGCGCACGATCACCGCGAGGCGTTCCGCTGACCGTGCGTGCGCAGGAAGCGGTCGATGCGCACGAGCGCCTCCTCCAGGAGGGGCAGCGCGGTGGCGTACGAGCAGCGGATGTGGCCCTCACCGGAGGGTCCGAAGACGCTTCCGGGCACCACTGCCACGTGCTCGGCGTGCAGCAGGCGCTCGGCGAACGTCTCCGAGTCCATCCCGGACGAGCGGATCGAGGGGAACGCGTAGAACGCTCCGCCGGGCTCCGGGCAGTCGAGACCGGTCTCGCGCAGTCCCTTGACGAACACCCGCCTGCGCCGGTCGTAGTCGGCGACCATGGCGTCGACCTCGTCGTCCGGCGCCGAGAGCGCCTCCACGGCCGCGAGCTGCGAGATGTGCGGTGCGCACAGCATCGTGTACTGGTGCACCCGCACGGCCAGCTCAGCGACCGGCTCGGGAGCGCAGATCCAGCCGACCCGCCAGCCCGTCATGGCGTGGGACTTGGAGAACCCGCCCAGCAGCACCGTGCGCTCGCGGGCGCCCGGCAGCGTGCCGAGGCAGGTGTGGCCGCCGGTGTAGGTGAGCCGGTCGTAGATCTCGTCGGAGATCAGGTAGAGGTCGTGCTCCTCGGCGAGCCGCACGAGCGCTTCGAGCGCGGCCCGCGGCTGCACGGCGCCGGTCGGGTTGGCCGGTGAGCCGATGAGGATCGCCTTCGTGCGGGGCGTGATCGCGGCCTCGACGACGTCGGCGTCGACGGCGAACCCGTCCTCCCACCGCGTCGGCACCCGAACCGGGGTGCCGCCGGCGAAGGCGACGCACGGCTCGTAGGCCACGTAGCAGGGTTCCGGGACGATCACCTCGTCGCCCGGGTTGAGCAGCACCCGCAGCGCCAGGTCGAGACCCTCGGAGACACCGGTGGTGATCAGGCACTCGCTGCCCGGGTCGTAGTCGGCGCCGTAGCGCTTCGCCAGGTCGGCACAGATCAGCTCGCGCAGCCGCGGGAGCCCGGCGTTGGAGGTGTAGGTGGTGTAGCCCTGCTCGAGGGCGTAGATCCCGGCCTCGCGCACCCGCCACGGCGTCACGAAGTCGGGTTCGCCCACACCGAGGGAGATCACGTCGTCCATCTCGGCGGCGATGTCGAAGAAGCGCCGGATGCCCGACGGCGGGCACGCGGCGATGACCGAGTTGAGCGGCTTCACCGCGTCGACCCCGTGGCGTGCGTCGGCCTCATGGCGTCACCGGCAGCCGGTGGTCGGCCTCCTGTGCCGTGAACGCATCGCCGTCGCGCTTGTAGGTCTTCAGCACGAAGTGCGTGGCCGTGGACTGCACGCGGTCGATGGTCGACAGCTTCTGGGCGACGAAGTCCGAGACGGCGCGGATCGTGCGGGCGATCACCGTGCAGCGCAGGTCGTGCGTGCCGGACACGAGGTAGACGCTGCGGACCTCGTCGAACCGCGCGATGCGCGCTGCCACGTCGTCGAAGCCGACGCCACGGGCCGGCGCGAGCGAGACGTCGATGAACGCGGTGACCGTCTCGCTGGTCGGGTCCTCGTCGACGGCGTCCCAGTCGATCACGGCCTTGTACCGCCGGATCGCCCCGGATGCCTCCCAGGTCGCGATCGCCTCGCTCACCTCGGCGACCGGCAGGCCGGTCATCGTCGCGATCGTGTCGTGGGAGAGCTGGGCGTCGCGTTCCAGCAGTTCCAGGATCTGGCGCACGCGGGAGACCCTACGTCCCTCCGGCGCGCCAGGCGGCGCCGAGCCGCTCCACGGCCGTGTGGAGCTCGCCGGGCGGGTTGGACGCGAAGCAGAGCCGCGCAGCCGCCGACAGGTCCTGCCCGACGGCGAACGCCGTGCCGGGCACGAACCCGACCCCGTGCTCGAGCGCCCGTGGCAGCAGGTCGGCAGGGCGGGTGCCGTCGCTGAACTCCAGCCAGCAGAACATCCCGCCCTTCGGGACGGACCCGGTCGCCGCGTCGCCGAAGACCGTCGCGAGGGCGCCGGTGAGGGCGGTCGCCCGCTCGCGCAGGGCCGTGCGGAGCTGGTCCAGGTGCGCGGCGAACCAGGCGTCGTCGGCCAGCAGCTCGGCCGTGACGAGCTGGGTGAGGCTGGACGTGCACAGGTCGGTGGACTGCTTGAGCCGCTCGACGGCGGCGCAGAGCGGCGCGGGCCCGGCGAGCCAGCCGACCCGTAGCGCGGGGGCGAGCACCTTCGACGCGCTGCCCAGGCGCACCACCCGGTCGCCGTGCGCGGCCACCGGTGCCGGTGGCGACCCGTCGAACGCGAGCATCCCGTACGGGTCGTCCTCGACCACGAGGAAGCCGTACCGCTCGGCGAGCTCCGCGAGGAGCGCCCGGCGTGGTGCGCTGAGGGTGGCGCCGCGCGGGTTGTGGAAGTTCGACACGGTGTGCACCAGCCGGGGGCGCAGGCCGCGCGCGAGCCGGTCGGCGAGCACGTCGACGGCCATCCCGTCGGCATCCACCGGCACCGGGTTCAGCTGCGCGCCCGCGGCCTGGAACACCTGCAGCGCTCCGACGTAGACGGGGTCCTCGACCACGACCGGGTCGCCCGGGTCGAGCAGCGCCCGCGCGACGAGGTCGAGGGCCTGCTGCGAGCCGCTGGTCACGACCACGCAGGCGGGGTCGACGGCGCGCCCGAGCCGCCGGGACTCGTGCTG
This window harbors:
- a CDS encoding DUF389 domain-containing protein, with amino-acid sequence MLHMRVIAPADRSAAVRDLLVAEPGATHVAVFPGAAVQPAGDVIEADVAREAADDLLGQLCTLGVDRSGGVTLELIDTSLSDAADAAEEAAPGDPQDAVIWDEVVARTGEESRLSISYQAFLTIACLLAAIGAITDSPVTVVGAMVLGPEFGPLAAVAVGLVLRRGDLVRRGAVALGAGFPLAMAVTALGTLLLDATGLLSTAQLADLDQVAFIYEVGPFSLIVALLAGAAGMLSLTSAKSASLVGVFISVTTVPAAAFASVALVEGRYVQAMQSGLQLAVNLVGIVIAAAAVLLLARSRSERGGRKLSAG
- a CDS encoding SGNH/GDSL hydrolase family protein, producing MQPSTVPPPDPFRPRLTLVPEPRPRPVRTLVTLGDSTAAGLGDPMPGGGWRGFSVLLAEALGARLVNPAVTGARMADVRRDQLPVVLAEEPDVGVVFVGMNDTLRSDFDPVRLRADLAATVGALRSAGAYVLVMRYHDHTRVFPLPAPLRRALWRRVVALNLAVDAVVTETGAGIGVLDLDALPGGYEPAAWAVDRLHPSELGHRMVAAGLAALLAGAGFAVPGRVSMQCGGGREVTALHRAAWLVFKGVPWLVRRARDLGPVIVQGLAGELRAGLTGRC
- the sigJ gene encoding RNA polymerase sigma factor SigJ; its protein translation is MERIGTLTEADWEAHRPAVFGAAYRILGTVAEAEDVAQEVWLRAAAADLSEVRDLRAWLVTVAARTSYNVLKSARVRRESYVGPWLPEPLLTGPDVAADVLVDESVGTAMLLVMETLAPAERVALVLHDVFDFPFGRIAEVIGSTPAASRKLASRARARVAAAGERPRASRAETERVLKAFKAAADAGDMAGLIELLDPAAVYVADGGGRMTAARRPVQGAERIALLAIRQVELRRPDAFRIVEVNGHPALATYQEGELVWLDTVEVTDGRITALRRLANPEKLAHLGHT
- a CDS encoding NAD(P)/FAD-dependent oxidoreductase, with translation MADVVIVGGGFAGVWSAAGAALARGDADLRITLVAPNEHMVLRPRLYEPEPDLAAVELSRILGPIAVEHVRATVSTIDTDRRVVVADGAEIGYDRLVLAAGSELVRPDGLPGAERLFDIDTLDGARRLTAHLRGREDYSAVVVGAGFVGLEAATALAARGRVLLVDRSDVVGDQLGPGPREAIEAALDELGIERRLGTTVTEVGDGYAVLSDGTGVAADAVVWSVGMRASRLTEQISEELDGLGRVPVDRHLRGLPEVFVAGDTAAAAVDALHTVMQACQHATPLGKVAGYNAAADLLGVPLREFTPGPYVTCLDLGGAGGIFTRGWDRRVMASGADGGEIKRQINLAIHPPVDDAEAILAAADRVRIELPFFPRDEEVPAA
- a CDS encoding NAD(P)H-binding protein yields the protein MILVTGATGNVGRHVLFQLRAAGAADVRALVRSGAPHRPDGLDVATGGLDDPGGLDAALAGVETVFLVWPFLTTEVAPAVLEVIGRRARRLVYLSSVGVGGPEERADPIFALHADVERLIEACGLPWTALRSDTLASNALGWAEQVRTTGVVRGPLTAATAVVDPRDVAAVAARALTDDAHSGATHLLTGPQVISRTEQVEAIGAAIGRELHFEEVPAPDARARMLADGRPHALVDALLSAAENRAASTLVTSTVEDLTGKPARSFRQWAHDHREAFR
- a CDS encoding aminotransferase class I/II-fold pyridoxal phosphate-dependent enzyme, producing the protein MKPLNSVIAACPPSGIRRFFDIAAEMDDVISLGVGEPDFVTPWRVREAGIYALEQGYTTYTSNAGLPRLRELICADLAKRYGADYDPGSECLITTGVSEGLDLALRVLLNPGDEVIVPEPCYVAYEPCVAFAGGTPVRVPTRWEDGFAVDADVVEAAITPRTKAILIGSPANPTGAVQPRAALEALVRLAEEHDLYLISDEIYDRLTYTGGHTCLGTLPGARERTVLLGGFSKSHAMTGWRVGWICAPEPVAELAVRVHQYTMLCAPHISQLAAVEALSAPDDEVDAMVADYDRRRRVFVKGLRETGLDCPEPGGAFYAFPSIRSSGMDSETFAERLLHAEHVAVVPGSVFGPSGEGHIRCSYATALPLLEEALVRIDRFLRTHGQRNASR
- a CDS encoding Lrp/AsnC family transcriptional regulator, with translation MRQILELLERDAQLSHDTIATMTGLPVAEVSEAIATWEASGAIRRYKAVIDWDAVDEDPTSETVTAFIDVSLAPARGVGFDDVAARIARFDEVRSVYLVSGTHDLRCTVIARTIRAVSDFVAQKLSTIDRVQSTATHFVLKTYKRDGDAFTAQEADHRLPVTP
- a CDS encoding PLP-dependent aminotransferase family protein gives rise to the protein MSITLSTRLRDVRGSAIRDLLALTARPEVISLAGGLPGNELLPRERIAAALAAAVTEPAAVQYGETAGLRSLREVLAQHESRRLGRAVDPACVVVTSGSQQALDLVARALLDPGDPVVVEDPVYVGALQVFQAAGAQLNPVPVDADGMAVDVLADRLARGLRPRLVHTVSNFHNPRGATLSAPRRALLAELAERYGFLVVEDDPYGMLAFDGSPPAPVAAHGDRVVRLGSASKVLAPALRVGWLAGPAPLCAAVERLKQSTDLCTSSLTQLVTAELLADDAWFAAHLDQLRTALRERATALTGALATVFGDAATGSVPKGGMFCWLEFSDGTRPADLLPRALEHGVGFVPGTAFAVGQDLSAAARLCFASNPPGELHTAVERLGAAWRAGGT